One window of Ziziphus jujuba cultivar Dongzao chromosome 5, ASM3175591v1 genomic DNA carries:
- the LOC107420969 gene encoding probable beta-D-xylosidase 7 isoform X1, with amino-acid sequence MKLFTLTSFIFFFYFTFLLLLSHGDSATESSRPPFACDTANPITKTLPFCNMQLPITMRVWDLISRLTLDEKIDQLVNTAAAIPRLGIPAYEWWQEALHGVSSAGPGIRFNGTINATTSFPQVILTAATFDYPLWYRIAKVIGIEARGVYNSGQAKGMTYWSPNVNLYRDPRWGRGQETPGEDPFVAGKYAEAFVKGLQGDSLEGGMLGEQLQASACCKHLTAYDLENWNGVIRQNFNAKVTQQDLADTFQPPFKACVEKGKATCVMCAFNSVNGVPDCVNTDLLTNVARKQWNLQGYIASDCDSVSLLYDTQEYAQSPEDAVADALNAGMDLDCGTYVKDHGKKAVEQKKLAVGQIDRALINLFTIRMRLGLFDGDPTTRPYGEIGADQVCSQDHQNLAIDVARNGMVLLKNSEKLLPLPKENISLAVIGPNAYDWVVSLGDYAQPPCVDFTPLQAFQSYVNDTVYHKGCDSVNCTVAKIDEVVEIAKKVDYVVLVMGLDQSIETEQLDRVDLVLPGKQQELIDSVANAAKKPVVLVLLTGGPVDITSAKNNPKIGGILWAGYPGGGGSIAIANIIFGDHNPGGRLPVTWYPQSYTKYPLTDMRMRPEPISGYPGRTYRFYRGPKVYEFGYGLSYSTYSYEIISVTQNKFNFSVPFSVKKFEKLDSAPYWVVSDLGEDICKAMSFTITVGVTNHGDMAGKHSVLVFVRKENPRNGDPIKQLAGFASVNINAGEKVEVELELNPCERFSSANEEGQIVLEEGPYVLLVEDLQYHINVPV; translated from the exons atgaagctcTTCACTCTCAccagcttcatcttcttcttctacttcacATTTCTCCTTCTCCTCAGCCATGGAGACTCAGCAACTGAGTCATCTAGACCTCCATTTGCCTGCGACACCGCGAACCCAATAACCAAAACATTACCATTCTGCAACATGCAATTGCCCATCACCATGAGAGTGTGGGACCTCATCTCTCGCCTCACTCTCGACGAGAAGATCGACCAGCTCGTCAACACCGCCGCCGCGATTCCCCGCCTCGGCATTCCGGCGTACGAGTGGTGGCAAGAAGCCCTGCACGGCGTCTCCAGCGCCGGTCCCGGAATCCGATTCAACGGCACCATCAATGCCACCACCAGCTTCCCTCAAGTCATTCTCACTGCTGCAACCTTCGATTACCCTCTTTGGTACCGTATTGCCAAg GTAATTGGGATTGAAGCTAGAGGAGTGTACAATAGTGGACAAGCAAAGGGAATGACATATTGGTCACCGAATGTTAACCTATATAGGGATCCAAGATGGGGAAGAGGGCAAGAGACTCCTGGAGAAGATCCATTTGTAGCAGGCAAGTATGCAGAGGCTTTCGTCAAAGGTCTTCAAGGAGACTCTCTTGAAGGAGGAATGCTTGGTGAACAGCTTCAAGCTTCGGCTTGTTGCAAGCATTTGACTGCTTATGATCTGGAGAATTGGAATGGTGTTATTCGCCAAAACTTTAATGCcaag GTGACGCAGCAAGATTTGGCAGACACATTCCAGCCACCGTTCAAGGCTTGTGTTGAAAAAGGCAAAGCCACTTGCGTAATGTGTGCTTTCAACAGCGTCAATGGGGTCCCTGACTGTGTAAATACCGATCTCTTAACCAATGTTGCCAGAAAACAATGGAATCTCCAAGG GTACATCGCGTCTGATTGTGATTCGGTCTCCCTCCTCTATGATACCCAGGAATATGCTCAATCACCCGAAGATGCAGTTGCTGATGCTCTTAATGCAG GCATGGATTTGGATTGTGGTACATACGTGAAGGATCACGGCAAAAAGGCAGTTGAGCAGAAGAAACTTGCTGTTGGTCAAATAGACAGAGCACTTATCAATCTTTTTACTATTAGAATGAGATTAGGCCTATTTGATGGTGATCCGACCACAAGGCCTTATGGTGAAATTGGTGCGGACCAAGTTTGTTCCCAAGACCATCAGAACCTAGCCATTGATGTTGCAAGAAATGGCATGGTCCTTCTAAAGAATTCCGAAAAGCTCCTTCCATTGCCAAAAGAGAACATTTCGCTTGCTGTGATTGGCCCAAATGCATATGATTGGGTGGTATCTCTTGGAGACTATGCACAACCTCCTTGTGTAGATTTTACCCCATTACAGGCATTCCAGTCTTATGTCAATGACACAGTTTATCATAAAGGCTGCGATTCGGTCAATTGCACGGTGGCAAAAATTGATGAAGTTGTTGAGATTGCAAAGAAAGTTGATTATGTCGTTTTGGTTATGGGATTGGACCAGAGTATAGAGACCGAGCAACTAGATCGAGTAGACTTGGTGCTTCCTGGAAAGCAACAGGAACTTATAGACAGCGTTGCCAATGCTGCCAAGAAACCAGTTGTTCTTGTGCTTCTTACTGGTGGTCCAGTTGATATAACGTCAGCTAAGAATAATCCCAAAATCGGAGGCATACTGTGGGCTGGTTATCCTGGTGGTGGTGGTTCTATTGCAATTGCAAATATTATCTTTGGTGATCACAACCCAG GTGGAAGACTGCCAGTCACTTGGTATCCACAGAGTTACACTAAATATCCACTGACAGACATGAGAATGAGACCTGAGCCAATTTCAGGCTACCCTGGACGAACTTACAGATTCTACAGAGGACCCAAAGTTTATGAATTTGGTTATGGATTAAGCTACTCGACCTATTCTTATGAGATTATATCTGTGACACAGAATAAGTTCAATTTTAGTGTACCATTTTCTGTGAAGAAGTTTGAGAAATTAGACTCTGCTCCTTATTGGGTTGTTTCAGATTTGGGTGAAGATATATGCAAAGCAATGTCTTTCACAATCACTGTTGGAGTTACAAATCATGGAGATATGGCTGGTAAGCACTCGGTACTTGTTTTCGTGAGGAAGGAGAATCCAAGAAACGGTGATCCAATCAAGCAGTTGGCAGGATTTGCAAGTGTGAACATTAATGCAGGAGAAAAAGTTGAAGTTGAATTGGAGTTGAATCCTTGTGAGCGGTTTAGCAGTGCCAATGAAGAAGGTCAAATTGTTCTTGAAGAAGGCCCTTATGTCTTGCTTGTAGAAGATTTACAGTACCATATCAATGTTCCAGtctaa
- the LOC107420969 gene encoding probable beta-D-xylosidase 7 isoform X2 yields the protein MPPPASLKSFSLLQPSITLFGTVLPRDPRWGRGQETPGEDPFVAGKYAEAFVKGLQGDSLEGGMLGEQLQASACCKHLTAYDLENWNGVIRQNFNAKVTQQDLADTFQPPFKACVEKGKATCVMCAFNSVNGVPDCVNTDLLTNVARKQWNLQGYIASDCDSVSLLYDTQEYAQSPEDAVADALNAGMDLDCGTYVKDHGKKAVEQKKLAVGQIDRALINLFTIRMRLGLFDGDPTTRPYGEIGADQVCSQDHQNLAIDVARNGMVLLKNSEKLLPLPKENISLAVIGPNAYDWVVSLGDYAQPPCVDFTPLQAFQSYVNDTVYHKGCDSVNCTVAKIDEVVEIAKKVDYVVLVMGLDQSIETEQLDRVDLVLPGKQQELIDSVANAAKKPVVLVLLTGGPVDITSAKNNPKIGGILWAGYPGGGGSIAIANIIFGDHNPGGRLPVTWYPQSYTKYPLTDMRMRPEPISGYPGRTYRFYRGPKVYEFGYGLSYSTYSYEIISVTQNKFNFSVPFSVKKFEKLDSAPYWVVSDLGEDICKAMSFTITVGVTNHGDMAGKHSVLVFVRKENPRNGDPIKQLAGFASVNINAGEKVEVELELNPCERFSSANEEGQIVLEEGPYVLLVEDLQYHINVPV from the exons ATGCCACCACCAGCTTCCCTCAAGTCATTCTCACTGCTGCAACCTTCGATTACCCTCTTTGGTACCGTATTGCCAAg GGATCCAAGATGGGGAAGAGGGCAAGAGACTCCTGGAGAAGATCCATTTGTAGCAGGCAAGTATGCAGAGGCTTTCGTCAAAGGTCTTCAAGGAGACTCTCTTGAAGGAGGAATGCTTGGTGAACAGCTTCAAGCTTCGGCTTGTTGCAAGCATTTGACTGCTTATGATCTGGAGAATTGGAATGGTGTTATTCGCCAAAACTTTAATGCcaag GTGACGCAGCAAGATTTGGCAGACACATTCCAGCCACCGTTCAAGGCTTGTGTTGAAAAAGGCAAAGCCACTTGCGTAATGTGTGCTTTCAACAGCGTCAATGGGGTCCCTGACTGTGTAAATACCGATCTCTTAACCAATGTTGCCAGAAAACAATGGAATCTCCAAGG GTACATCGCGTCTGATTGTGATTCGGTCTCCCTCCTCTATGATACCCAGGAATATGCTCAATCACCCGAAGATGCAGTTGCTGATGCTCTTAATGCAG GCATGGATTTGGATTGTGGTACATACGTGAAGGATCACGGCAAAAAGGCAGTTGAGCAGAAGAAACTTGCTGTTGGTCAAATAGACAGAGCACTTATCAATCTTTTTACTATTAGAATGAGATTAGGCCTATTTGATGGTGATCCGACCACAAGGCCTTATGGTGAAATTGGTGCGGACCAAGTTTGTTCCCAAGACCATCAGAACCTAGCCATTGATGTTGCAAGAAATGGCATGGTCCTTCTAAAGAATTCCGAAAAGCTCCTTCCATTGCCAAAAGAGAACATTTCGCTTGCTGTGATTGGCCCAAATGCATATGATTGGGTGGTATCTCTTGGAGACTATGCACAACCTCCTTGTGTAGATTTTACCCCATTACAGGCATTCCAGTCTTATGTCAATGACACAGTTTATCATAAAGGCTGCGATTCGGTCAATTGCACGGTGGCAAAAATTGATGAAGTTGTTGAGATTGCAAAGAAAGTTGATTATGTCGTTTTGGTTATGGGATTGGACCAGAGTATAGAGACCGAGCAACTAGATCGAGTAGACTTGGTGCTTCCTGGAAAGCAACAGGAACTTATAGACAGCGTTGCCAATGCTGCCAAGAAACCAGTTGTTCTTGTGCTTCTTACTGGTGGTCCAGTTGATATAACGTCAGCTAAGAATAATCCCAAAATCGGAGGCATACTGTGGGCTGGTTATCCTGGTGGTGGTGGTTCTATTGCAATTGCAAATATTATCTTTGGTGATCACAACCCAG GTGGAAGACTGCCAGTCACTTGGTATCCACAGAGTTACACTAAATATCCACTGACAGACATGAGAATGAGACCTGAGCCAATTTCAGGCTACCCTGGACGAACTTACAGATTCTACAGAGGACCCAAAGTTTATGAATTTGGTTATGGATTAAGCTACTCGACCTATTCTTATGAGATTATATCTGTGACACAGAATAAGTTCAATTTTAGTGTACCATTTTCTGTGAAGAAGTTTGAGAAATTAGACTCTGCTCCTTATTGGGTTGTTTCAGATTTGGGTGAAGATATATGCAAAGCAATGTCTTTCACAATCACTGTTGGAGTTACAAATCATGGAGATATGGCTGGTAAGCACTCGGTACTTGTTTTCGTGAGGAAGGAGAATCCAAGAAACGGTGATCCAATCAAGCAGTTGGCAGGATTTGCAAGTGTGAACATTAATGCAGGAGAAAAAGTTGAAGTTGAATTGGAGTTGAATCCTTGTGAGCGGTTTAGCAGTGCCAATGAAGAAGGTCAAATTGTTCTTGAAGAAGGCCCTTATGTCTTGCTTGTAGAAGATTTACAGTACCATATCAATGTTCCAGtctaa